A window of Glycine soja cultivar W05 chromosome 2, ASM419377v2, whole genome shotgun sequence genomic DNA:
aatatcagaCAAATGTcacaaaatgcatatgaaaatccaataaatttttcatttatcaaCACTCCTTTAGATGCTTAGAAGAGCGAGATCCCCAGGGACAAATTGACAAATGATCACAAGTCCAGGTTTCTTCTTAATTCATGTGCAAGGAACGCACTACTTTGCGCTCTATCACAAGAAGAATATTCCAAAGTTTATAGCTCTAGAACTGCCAAACAGGTGCGTTACACCTTAGCCATTACCTACGAAGGGTCCTCTGAGGTAAAACGTAAAAAATTGATCAATCTGACATGTAAGTATGAACTCTTCAATATAGAAGAGGGAGAAGACATCCAAACCATGTTTGGACGCTTCCAAACCATTATGAATGAGCTTTGCTCTCTAGGTAGACACTATGATAATTATGATCACATTGATAAAATCTTACGAAGTTTTTCTAGAAAGTGGAGACCGCGGGTTACAACACTAAGAGCCATCAAGAATCTTGATTCAATGACTCTTGAAGAGTTTGTTGGGATGTTTAAAGTCCATGAGAAAAATCTTCCTCaagattaaggaacaaagaaaggGAAGTCGCTAGCCCTTATAGTTGAAAGACCAAAATGCAACTCTGCGTCCAAAGAGTCATCGTCCAAGGCCCTTGTAGTTAACGATGTTTCAGAAGAAGAATACGACGATGATGACTCTAATGAACAAGATGATGAGCTAAGTCTGATCACCAAAAAGATCAGAAAGATGTGAAAAAACAAGAACTCCTCTAGGTTCAACAATTCATCCAAAAGATCCTTCTACAAGAAAGAGAAAAGTCCAATAATTTGTTATGAGTGCAAGAATCCTGGGCACTTCAAGCCAGAATGTCCTTACCTTCAAAAGCCAAAGGATAAGAAGAGGAAATTCTTTGAGTCCAAAAAGAAAAGCCTCATGAGCACTTAGGAGGACCTAGACGATTCATCGTCTAGTGAAGACAGTGAGGAAGAAGCCAATCTATGTCTAATGGCTTATGCGTCCACCAGTAAAGCTGAATCAGCATTAGACACAAGTTCAGATGATGAAGATCACCATCTTGATGACACTATCAACTTTGATGGTGAAGAGATAATATTTGAAtctagaaaatatttaattaaagggTACAATCAACTTTTATCTGTATATGCTCACGTCTCTAAAGCTTATAGAAAACTAAACAAGTTTTCAACATCTTGAAAGAGAGCATAGGGATCTTAAGAAAACTCATCAAGCTCATTTAGTTGATTTTTTCTTGGAAACCACTTCAACTAGTGATGTACAAGACACATTTGTTTGTGAGGAGGTCAAGGCATTACTAAACAAAAAGGTATCTAGTGGACGAAAAATATTCTTAAGGATTTTCAAGACTTAGAAGAAAGGGGGAAATCCTTAACCACAACTCTTGAAGATTCATAAAAAGAGCACAAAGTGACAACATTATAAAAAGATCTATTTTGATTTAAACTATAAGCTTAGAGGACATGAGGTCTTAAAGGAactacctcttgagattgaaaAACTCTATACGGAGATAGAAACCTTTAAAGATAACCTAGACAAATTTGTTGGAAGTCATGAAGcccttaataaaattattaaggtGCAAAGAAACCCCAAAGAGGAAAAAAGATTGTGCATGGTGAAGAAGTCactattttctattattaaggTGCTGGCCATggtttcaaaggaaaaaagattaTGCATGGTGAAGAAGtcactattttctatttttgtggaAAAGTGGGTCATGAGACTCATAATGCAAGGACCTCCCTAAAAAGAGCAACCCATCAAAGGGTCCATCCAGTGCTTATCAACACCTACAAgctaacaaagaaaaaaagaccCAAAAAGATTTGGGCACCTAAGGGCAAAATAATTCATGTTGCAGACCTCTTTGATAGCAAGAAAGAAGCACTAGCCATGGTACCTAGACAGTGGCTACTCACGACACATGATAGGTGAAAAGTCTATGTTCCAATCCCTAAGCCCTATGTCTGGTGGGATGGTCACTTTCAGAGGGAATCAGAAAGGTCTAATAATAGGTGTAGGTAAGGTTTGTATTCCTTATTATCCTTCTATCAATAATGTTTTACTTGTTAAAGGATTGAAGCATAATTTGTTGAGCATAAGTCAATTGTGTGATAGTGGATACAATGTCACCTTTAACTTTAACAAGGATATGTGTATCATCCAAAACAAGGACAACTCTTTACTCTTGTCTACTAAGAGACAAGGAAATCACTATAAGATTAAACTTGGTGATCTATCCAATCAAAAGGTGTCATGCTTACTTTTAGTCAAAGAGCATTACTGGGTATGGAATAAGAAGTTTGACCATGCTAGCTGGAGGTTAATCTCAAAGCTTCAAAAGCATAGCCTCGTAAGAGGACTTCCAAAACAGTCATATCAAGATGATTCTATTTGTAAAGCTTGCCAGGAAGAAAAACAAGTAAAAAGTTCTTCTAAAGCCAAAAAAGTTGTTTATACTTTGAGGCCTTTAGAGCTTCTACACCTTGATTTGTTTGGACCAACCATGACTGCATCCATCTCTAGATGTAGATATAGTCTGGTCATAGTCGATGATTGCACCAGATGGATATGGGTCAGGTTCCTAACTCACAGGGATGAGTCTTTTGATACCTTCTATAAATTCAGTAGAaagattcaaaatgaaaaaggtaTTTGTATCTCTTCAATCAAAAATGATCATGGGGGAGTTTGAAAtgatctttttgaaaaattatgtgAAGAGAATggtatttatcataatttttctaCTCCAagaacaccacaacaaaatcgagttgttaaaaggaaaaatagaactcTTCAAGAAATGGCTAGGACCATGCTTAGCAATCACTCAACTCCTACCTATTacttatataacaaaatttatataaggCCAATCTTAAAGAAGACTCGCTATGAATTATGGAAGGGACGTAAACCCAACATCTCTTATTTCCACCCATTTGGATGTCAGTGTTTCATTTTAAACACCAAGGATAATCTTGGAAATTTTGATTCTGCAATTTTACTTGGATGTGATTTTGTAATCTTACTTGGATACTCTAAATCGTCCAAGGCATATAGAGTGTATAACTCCAAAACCTTGAGTGTGGAATAGGCCAGTCATGTAAAATTTAATGACAACAAGCCTGACATCACAATGTCAGAGCTGGATGAGTCCTTTGTggagatgaaaatagaagaTATTGTTAAGTCTGCTGCTATGTCCAATCAGAACCAACTTTTGTCCAGCTCGCCAGTGGACGATCAACCTGAATAAGTCAGAGAACCAATTGGATGCTTGCTGAGGAATCATCATCAGAGTCCCAGATCATTGGTGATCCTAAGTACAAATTCCAAACAAGGAACTCTCTCAAGCACACAGTGCTACTTTCCAAGATCAAGCCAAAGCACATAGATGATCCCATGTCTGATGAATACTGGGTCAAAGCAATGCAAGAAAAGCTGGACAAGTTAATGAAGAATGATGCCTGGAAGCTTGTAGAATGGGTGTTTAGAAACAAGCTAGATGAAACAGGTAAGGTTATGAGGAACAAGGCTAGGCACTTGGCCAAAATTTACTCACAAcaagaaggtatagattataGTGAAACCTTTGTTCTTGTTACTCGTCTAGAGGCGATACACATTTTACTATCCTTTGTTGCTCATCATGGTATAATGTTATATCAAATGGACGTAAAAAGTGTGTTCCTTAATGGACTTATCAaggaagaagtctatgtggaacAACCCCCTAGGTTTGAGAGTTCTATCTACCCTCATCATGTATTCAAACTTAATAAAGCCTTGTATGGTTTAAAGCAAAGATTATGGAAAGGTAGATACTACTCTATTTCGTAAAGATTATAGAAGTCAATTCCTAATCATCTAGATATATGTGGATGATATCATATTTGGTGCTACTAATAACTCTCTGTTTGAGGATTTTTCAAAGCTTATGCAAGCAGAGTTTGAGATGACTATGATGAGAGAATTGAAGTTCTTCCTTGGACTTCAAATCAAGCAAATAGACGAAGGCATATACATACATCAAACCAAGCACATGAAGGAACTTCTGAAGAAGTTTAAGATGGACGAtgcaaagcaaatgaaaaccCCTACGCATCCAACCACTGTACTTGGACTGGGCAAAGAATCAAAGTAGGTGGACGAAAAGACATACAGAGGAATGATAGAATCACTTCTATATCTCACAGCATCCAGACCTGACATTATGTTCAGTATGTCTTTGTGCAAGATTCCAAAAGGAACCAAGGgaagttcatttattttatgtgaaacacatatttagatattttattgGAACTCCTAACCTTGGTTTGTGCTTTAAGAGAGAAAAGGAATACAGGTTGCTTGGTTACTGCAATGCAGATTTTGCTAGAGATATAGTGGAAAGAAAAAGCACCAGTGGAGGTTGTCACTTCGTTGGTGGATGCTTAGTTTCTTAGACAAGCAAGAAACAAGGGACAATAGCTCTATTGACAGCAGAGGCAAAGTATATATCAGCTGTAAGTTGTTGTTCTCAACTCATGTGAATAAAACATCAACTTAAGAATTACAACTTGTTTGAGAGTAAAGTTCCTATCCTTTGAGATAATACTGCTCCCatagatttttctaaaaatcccATCATACATTCACGTgccaaacacaaaaataaaacatcatttcataAGGGATCACATTCAGAAGGGTACTGTGGAATTACAGTTCCTTTTACTAAGGATAGGCTAATCTCTTTAAGAGAAAGGCTTGGCATGTTCCCTGTGGAATGAAGTTTCAAATCCATGTTTGAAGCCTTAACAAATCACTAAGCATCCAGAGGACCTATTGTCCAATGAGCTTAGTCAATATTGGTGCACTGCACACATGCATCCAATGTATGGATTGTGACCCTGGACACAAGTTTAGTTAAACGCAATGTTTTGAGTACACTTGTGTTGAGTCACCTAAAGCgggttagattttttttttaaataaaaaacccaTATCTTTTCAACTTCCCTTACGacatctttctctctcttcacgcTAAACACTTAACCATTACCATCACTCATCATTACGACCTTTCACTATCAAAAACTTCTGCaaattctctctctcaaaaacCTCTCTGCACCCTAACCTTTCTTCCTCTTAGAAACTTCCCGAGACCCAAGCTGTCCAAGCCACACCTAACTTTGGAAACAACCCTCCATTTTCTTCATCCAAGGATAGTTCCCTAGTTCGTATGACAAGACCTGCACCTGTGACTATCCTTGTTGCGAAAGCCACAATGAAAGATAAGGAACCACGAGTTCATATCGAACACTACTTTGATATCGACTCATTGGAAAACGTTGGCTACATCATCAAAGCCCACCTCATGTTGTGTGTCATCCTTCACTTCCGTGAAGACCCCAAGGTGTATAGCAACGAAGACAATGGAGGCCACTTTGTTGGAAAAGTTCTAGGGATATTAGTAAAGTTGACTACTGAGATGATTGCTCAAGCCATTGGCTGCAAGCGTCGCATAACCAAGTTTGTGAACAACTAGGGAGATGAACTTGAGGACCACATTGGGCACTCCTTACAGGAACCCAACTGGGCTAAGACCCCAAGCTGATATAGAACACTGCTGGAATATCTGCTTCCAAAGCACATCCAACTCTTCACTCCCATGTCCAAGTTTGTTCCTTTAGTCTATTGTCATTAAGCTTTTCCTTTGACTAAGGATGACATCTTTAATGTTGGGATTATTATGATGCAATGTAGGCTGACTAACCAGTGGCCAAGCTATCCTCCTGGAATTCATATTAGACCCACCATTACCAAAAAGTCCATGCTAGATTGCATCACTCCGAGCTTGCCTCAATTTGAcctcaaaaagaagaaaggcaAGGTTCCTCCTTACAACAAGCCTATGCTTCATCCTGGTCCAAAGGACACTATTGCCTTGCATCCAATTCCTTACGATTGGAGTAGGAACTTCACCAGGGATGTTGCTAAGAAGATTATTGCTCTGAAGCTAGATGTTGAGTTTGATCAAAATGGTAccatgcttttttattttaaagacatgTATGAATACTCTCATCTTGCGTCCACTTCAGAGTATGACAAGGAAGACACATCCAATGACATGCGTATGGTGCAAATCCTGCATCCAGCCAAGATTTATAGATTCAATGATTGGTAGATGTGCTTCCTGAGGCAAGAAGGAGATAACGAGTTCAATCAATGACTCATCCATGATATTCCTCCTCTTTGTTCCTAGTTTGTCTTTAATTTGCACAAGTATTCAGAAGCTGCAATGAGAAGAGCAATTGTAACTGCTTGGGCAAGGTTTCCCACACTCAAAAAGCATTTATTCTCTCTTGATCAAAACCCTTGGGTTCCAAGACAAGGCATGGCTGCTGAACTTTAGAGAAAACAACTCAAACTCAACCGCCAGCTAATGGAGATGCAAAAAGTGCCTGAAACCAAGCAACAACAGAAGAAGCTCAAATCTAAAGAGTTTTTCAACAATCTTCATGCATATCTTGGACTTCAGGTCGATGTTGTTGAACCTCCACTGGTTAAAGTCACTTCACAACCTCAACCCATCGTTGAAGATGAATTAGCCATGGTCAGCACTTCCATTACTCCTCGTGAGATAACTCCATTGACCACCTTTGCTCCAACGAGTGTGTCTAAGGAGAGAATTCAAGATTTGTTGCACCTTCAATAGGCCAACCTGGAAGAAATAATGGAAAGAAGGTTCCTTATTGAACGCATGGAAACcaattttctgtaaaaaaaaaaaaacactttggagTCCTCACTCAATTCCTTCAATGACTTTGTGCTTTTCAATATGAACTTATTAATGCAACAAAGGCTACCTCTGTCCATCCAGCCACTTCCGCCGCCACCAACCTCTATTCCTGCACTTGTAACCACTGTGAATCTTGTGCCTGTGCCTCCACCTCCATCTTCACCACCAAAGTCACCACCAACTATCCCTCAACCTTTGTCCACTAAAGGTTGGCCATGATGGCCAAAGtcatttcctttttctcttcaaaCCGTATCTTTCGATAATGACAAATGGGGAGAAAGTAGAAAAGGAATTTTGATTTATAAAACACTTGTACTCATTTGACTTTATAATAAAACAAGTGTTTTGGTGGTCACATATGTGTGTTTTCATGCTTTTTAAATTTTCCTACACATATTCTCTGATACATGCATAAGGTAAAGAACTTAAGGAGAGTATCCTTAATCCTCACATAATTTACTCATTCATTCTAATAACatattgatgtgtcattattttctcctatttcataaccctttttgtcaccattttaattactgattagccttaattgtcaaattaattatgcagttttattatttgggcctacttgactaattttgtgtttttaatttaattttaggagaattataagcaattgggcttgaatccggaattgggtttggacttgaagagagcagacaattttattttatcaaatcttatcttatccagattttatttcatctagattttatttcttccagattttatttcatccaatcttatcttatcttgtccagattttattttatttcgtttatgggcttggacttaaaatagatttacaagctttggggctgaggacctatataacagcaccaaggttttagtttagggagttttttttggacaagagaataattctagggttttagaattccagtttttactgttcatgcacactgttcacgtagaataaatttttttttctgcaatttcgtttctgcttcaatctacaatttcgttttctaataattaatggaaggctaagtctccagagttattttctcttgaggataaagcacagctctctttgaggttttattattactattgaattctgatcaatttttcctcttcaccaattactctgtatttgttgctattaatccatgcatgcttagtgcttgattaattgtctttgcgcttaatttatgttcatgcttaatgatcagtttcattcatgattaattggtgtatgtgttgcttaatcacataatgacagccttatgttaattttcgcttagtaatttaatttaagattggattaagtggttgaactggttagggataaatcctcgtaacctaggataagagacttgcttgtgaatcaagcggaaacaacatgttttaattatgttatttctaTAATTCGAATTtgtttgttgtttaatttacaaaaacaaacaaacccctccaattcgttactgttttattactatctaatatgaatgtttggttgaccattgctcgttgggagacgacctaagatcacttcctagatactgcatttttaatgtttatttgattcaggtacggTCTCGATCACATATTTGCTCTAACTATGTAATATTTGCTCTGATTATGTCTTTGAAATATCTCCTTATGCTCTGATGATTAACAAGTTTGTTGTATATCAAAGTTATATTCCTCATATACATAACCCAAGAGTAAGTGGTGTGAGACAGTACATTCTAAACTGCTCTGATACCTTGATCTTAATCTCCTCATCTTATCCTTTtagtatcaaaatttatattgtttgtcatcataaaaaaagagGAGATTGCTAAGTCTGGTTGCGTCTAAGTCACATTGAATTGTACCAAATAATTAAATCCCTAAGGTTTTGATGTTAAAAAGGTATAAATTTCAAGTATTAACCTTTCATGCTTAAGCTACATGTTCATCTATCTCTATGAGATACAAGCAGaaaagcatgaacataaatgcTCTGGATGATAGGCAAAGTATTAGTCATTGGACGATATTGTCTCAACGTCTAGTCTTGAGAAGACAAGTGCTTTAGCACATGGCTTCCAGTACAAAAGCAATGGAATAGTTACTTGATCCTCAAGTACTGAAAACAATCATCAGAGAGTAACGTCCATAGGTTCAATAAGCAACTTATGTCATAGCACACAAAAAGAAAGATTTAAATTGTCTTTTCTTGACATTCTTAATTCATTTTGTCTTATGATGTTAAcgtttcttttgatttttaagcTATAAGTAAGCTCTGAGCCATTGGCAATAGTGTAAAATTGTACTTCTCTAAAGATATGCTACAGAAAGTGTTTGTGGTCTCCACTCTTTCTTTGCATAGAGCGGCCTCGTGTCAAGCATCAAAGCTATTAGACAACAGCTAGTTAGGATCTCTTAACGAATTGAAGCTATGAAGTCTATATAAAGCTTGAAGATATTTGTGTAAAGGTTGTCAAATTACAAGAGAATAATCTaagacaaacaaacaaaagtgtTGTAACGCTATCATTTTACTGGATGAAGGAAACTAGGCTGAATTGAATAAATCTTAGCTTTTCTAAGTTAGTGAATTTTGTTGTATTTAAGCTTATtgtgtaaaaattatttgagtGATTAGAATACTCTTATGCATCCAGTGACTTGAGCAATGATCTCCATGGATAAGGTGGCCTTCCTGCCAAGAACATTGGAGGCGATGGTGTGAGTAGTCTTGAACTTAGCATTGCGCCAAAACCTTTTGATGAGTTATGGATGAATGGTCTAACAGTCATTGTAAAAACCTCTTATGCCACAACATAGCGTTCTTCATTTAGATTTTCAAGCTGATGCCTTCAAGGTAGTTGATATCAAAGAAATGCTCGATATGGATGGTAGCTTTATTTTTAGTAAGAATGGTGGTTGTCTCTATCTTGGGAATGGTTGGGTTGAATGTGGATCGTTTGCTTCCACTTGACATGATGCAAGGTTGAAGCTTTCTAGGATTAGGGTTTGTGTTTAGGGTTCAGAGAGAgaataaaaatgagaaagaaagtggGGAATTTTTGTAATTGAAGGGTTTGATAAGAGAAGGGATGGTTGTTTTGATTCTTGAAGATGAACCCATTTTTTGGGCTTTTTGAAATGCAATCATAAGGTCCACCAATCAAAGGGTGACTCATCAAAAGCACAATAACATTATCTTACCCAAGACACTACATTTCATCTTAAATAACACAATGTTGATGATATGAAAATATTCATACATTGGGCAcacataatatataaatgatgtGCATCTATCAACTTAGATTCATTGGATGATGGGTCCTCTAGACACTAAGTTAGATTGTAGGACATATAAACATTAACTCATTCTTTTATAAAGTCCATTCCAATTTTATTCTTTAGCAAAATCAACCTTTCTTTAGTTAGGGGTTTTGTAAATGACAACAAGTTGATCATTAGTGGGTACAAATTgtatgatggaagcttgcttgagaagcttctatagAGGTTGGATCTTTAAGCTTCAATGAgctccttcaatggtgattttccaccattgagatgcagcggaaggtaaaggagaagaggagagaggaggcaccatccacaagggaataagccatggatgGAGAAGCTTCACTACCAAGAAagtgtcttggataagaagcttagagaggaagcttcaatggaggaagagaatgagagagagagagagagagagagagagaaagtggcatggaaaattgaaggaagaaagggacagaagttgaactttgaaatgtgtctcataagactttcattcatcaaagttgtgacaagtgttacacatgtttctatttatagcctaggtcactaactaaaatgtgaatttcattttcattttatgtgAATCTAAGAGGAATATTCTAAGGATATTCTAAAGGCATCTTAAAATAATCTAAGAATATGCCAACGGCATCTTAGCATATTCCCTTTAGATGCCACAAGAATGAAAGGTGTGACTTTAGCACATAGGAAAGGAATATGTCACAAGAATATGCCAAAGGAATATTATAAGAATATGCCAAAGGAATATTTCAAGAATATGCCAAAGGGTGGAaaactacacacacccctccaatagctaaacTCACACCTATGCCAAAATAcacgaaaatacaaaaaaaaaatcccta
This region includes:
- the LOC114374503 gene encoding probable pathogenesis-related protein ARB_02861 gives rise to the protein MEMQKVPETKQQQKKLKSKEFFNNLHAYLGLQVDVVEPPLVKVTSQPQPIVEDELAMVSTSITPREITPLTTFAPTSVSKERIQDLLPLSIQPLPPPPTSIPALVTTVNLVPVPPPPSSPPKSPPTIPQPLSTKGWP